The sequence TTTTTTGTTTTTTTAAATTAGATAAATTAACGCTTAATTTACTTGTTTTTATAAAGCTTCTATGTATTTTTGGGAAAAAACTTGAATTTATTGTTAGTACCATCAATATAATTAAAACTTTACCATAACCATTTTTCATAAATTAACATCCTTTAAATAATTATTTTTTATTTTTTAATCTAGCTTTTTTTAGAAGTTGTAATTTTTTTGATATCATTCTTCTGCTTAGAGGAGAAATTCTATCAACA is a genomic window of Fusobacterium sp. JB019 containing:
- a CDS encoding septum formation initiator family protein, translating into MKNGYGKVLIILMVLTINSSFFPKIHRSFIKTSKLSVNLSNLKKQKKDILESINTYKEKTKNLKKEYYKEEIARNYLKMVKPGEKIYKVIK